One window of the Natronomonas marina genome contains the following:
- a CDS encoding acyl-CoA carboxylase subunit beta produces the protein MKVRIGGDASVEEAEAIARAMATHAETDVEVYVGDADEPAARGEADLSPIEDDLGPTEREAELLEEIEEIEAGGPEKYKEQLSEEGKLFVRDRIETWFGEDGFLFEDGTFAEFDADDQLPADGLITGAAEFESRDVHFMANDYTVKRGSMAAKGVEKFLRMQQRALKTGQPVLYLMDSSGGRIDQQTGFFANREGIGKYYYNHSRLSGRVPQICVLYGPCIAGAAYTPVFADFTVMVEGMSAMAIASPRMVEMVTGEEISLQDLGGPAVHARESGSADLIARDEEHARQLVAELVKYLPNNADETPPRASPKPPKYQPNGIDSVVPSEPNKGYDMRNVVERVVDRDSFFELQPEYGPEILTGFAHLDGRSVGVIANQPAERAGAIFPDAAEKAAQFAWKCDAYNVPLLYLCDTPGFMAGSQVEKEAILEKGKKMIYATSEATVPKQCVIVRKAYGAGIYAMSGPAYDPESTLALPSGEIAIMGPEAAINAVYARKLAEIDDEEERKAKEAELREEYREDIDVRRMASEVVIDEIIPPSSLRDQLVERFAFYEGVEKDRPSKKHGTVL, from the coding sequence ATGAAGGTCCGCATTGGTGGCGACGCGAGCGTCGAGGAGGCCGAGGCCATCGCCCGGGCGATGGCCACCCACGCCGAGACCGACGTGGAGGTGTACGTCGGCGACGCCGACGAACCGGCCGCGCGCGGCGAGGCCGACCTCTCGCCCATCGAGGACGACCTCGGCCCGACCGAGCGGGAGGCGGAACTGCTCGAGGAAATCGAGGAGATAGAGGCGGGGGGCCCCGAGAAGTACAAAGAGCAGTTGTCGGAGGAGGGCAAACTGTTCGTCAGGGACCGCATCGAGACGTGGTTCGGCGAGGACGGCTTCCTCTTCGAGGACGGCACGTTCGCCGAGTTCGACGCCGACGACCAGTTGCCGGCGGACGGACTCATCACCGGCGCCGCCGAGTTCGAGAGCCGGGACGTCCACTTCATGGCCAACGACTACACGGTCAAGCGCGGCAGCATGGCCGCCAAGGGCGTCGAGAAGTTCCTGCGGATGCAGCAGCGGGCGCTGAAGACGGGCCAGCCCGTCCTCTACCTGATGGACTCCTCGGGCGGCCGCATCGACCAGCAGACCGGCTTCTTCGCCAACCGCGAGGGCATCGGGAAGTACTACTACAACCACTCGCGGCTCTCGGGGCGCGTCCCGCAGATATGCGTGCTGTACGGGCCCTGCATCGCGGGCGCGGCCTACACGCCGGTCTTCGCGGACTTCACCGTGATGGTCGAGGGGATGAGCGCGATGGCCATCGCCTCGCCGCGGATGGTCGAGATGGTGACCGGCGAGGAGATCTCGCTGCAGGACCTCGGCGGCCCGGCGGTCCACGCCCGCGAGTCCGGCAGCGCGGACCTCATCGCCCGCGACGAGGAACACGCCCGACAGCTCGTCGCCGAACTCGTCAAGTACCTCCCGAACAACGCCGACGAGACGCCGCCGCGGGCCAGCCCGAAGCCCCCCAAGTACCAGCCGAACGGCATCGACTCGGTCGTCCCGAGCGAGCCGAACAAGGGCTACGACATGCGGAACGTCGTCGAGCGGGTCGTCGACCGGGACTCGTTCTTCGAACTGCAGCCCGAGTACGGGCCGGAAATCCTGACCGGCTTCGCCCACCTCGACGGCCGGTCGGTCGGCGTCATCGCCAACCAGCCCGCAGAGCGGGCCGGCGCCATCTTCCCCGACGCCGCCGAGAAGGCCGCCCAGTTCGCCTGGAAGTGCGACGCCTACAACGTCCCGCTTCTGTACCTCTGTGACACGCCCGGCTTCATGGCCGGCTCGCAGGTCGAGAAGGAGGCCATCCTCGAGAAGGGCAAGAAGATGATCTACGCGACGAGCGAGGCGACGGTCCCCAAGCAGTGCGTCATCGTCCGGAAGGCCTACGGCGCGGGCATCTACGCGATGAGCGGCCCGGCCTACGATCCCGAGTCCACCCTCGCGTTGCCCTCGGGCGAAATCGCCATCATGGGTCCGGAAGCGGCCATCAACGCCGTCTACGCCCGGAAGCTCGCCGAAATCGACGACGAAGAAGAGCGCAAGGCCAAGGAGGCCGAGCTCCGCGAGGAGTACCGCGAGGACATCGACGTCCGTCGGATGGCAAGCGAGGTCGTTATCGACGAGATAATCCCGCCGTCCTCGCTTCGGGACCAGCTCGTCGAACGCTTCGCCTTCTACGAGGGCGTCGAGAAGGACCGCCCCTCGAAGAAACACGGCACCGTCCTGTAA
- a CDS encoding class 1 fructose-bisphosphatase, whose product MSDPVEAIVDVVARTAPEVRAGLAGRRVYESEENPSGERQLAADVYADELLEERLLDLPAVGSYASEEREAVVDGDGGEFHVACDPLDGSSNLKSNNTMGTLFGVYEEPLPAPGSALVASGFVLFGPVTTMVLAREGTVREWVLDDDGDRELVTGDLRLPDEPTVYGFGGRVPNWTDAFADYVAEVEEELKLRYGGAMIGDVNQVLTYGGIFGYPGLRDRPAGKLRLLFEGHPIAHVVETAGGASSNGERSLLDCEPDGLHERTPLFVGDDEYVERLEAALS is encoded by the coding sequence ATGAGCGACCCCGTCGAGGCGATAGTCGACGTCGTCGCCCGGACGGCCCCCGAGGTGCGGGCGGGACTGGCCGGCCGCCGCGTCTACGAGAGCGAGGAGAACCCCTCCGGCGAGCGGCAACTGGCGGCGGACGTCTACGCCGACGAACTGCTCGAAGAGCGGCTGCTCGACCTCCCGGCCGTCGGGAGCTACGCCAGCGAGGAACGGGAGGCGGTCGTCGACGGAGACGGGGGCGAGTTCCACGTCGCCTGCGACCCGCTCGACGGCTCCTCGAACCTCAAGTCGAACAACACGATGGGAACGCTGTTCGGGGTCTACGAGGAACCGCTGCCGGCGCCGGGGTCGGCGCTGGTCGCCTCGGGGTTCGTCCTCTTCGGTCCCGTCACGACGATGGTCCTGGCCCGCGAGGGGACGGTCCGGGAGTGGGTCCTCGACGACGACGGCGACCGCGAACTCGTCACCGGGGACCTCCGGCTGCCCGATGAGCCGACCGTCTACGGCTTCGGCGGCCGCGTGCCGAACTGGACCGACGCCTTCGCCGACTACGTCGCCGAGGTTGAGGAGGAACTCAAGCTCCGCTACGGCGGGGCGATGATCGGCGACGTGAACCAGGTGCTCACCTACGGCGGCATCTTCGGCTACCCCGGCCTCCGTGACCGGCCGGCGGGCAAACTCCGGCTACTCTTCGAGGGCCACCCCATCGCCCACGTCGTCGAGACCGCTGGCGGGGCCTCCTCGAACGGCGAGCGGTCGCTCTTGGACTGCGAACCCGACGGCCTCCACGAGCGGACGCCGCTCTTCGTCGGCGACGACGAGTACGTCGAACGGCTGGAGGCGGCGCTCTCCTGA
- a CDS encoding acyl-CoA dehydrogenase, which produces MDFSLDAEGRQIKSMVAEFVDEEVVPVADEIDHDDEFPWELVEELADLDLMGMPFPEEYGGAGLDYHAYPAALEEISRGSGGLGTIVAAHISLAGNMIYAFGTEEQKEEFLTPLAEGEDIGAFALSEPGAGSDVPAMETTAEKEGDGYVIDGGKLWISNGSVADTVTVFAKTDPEAGNRGISSFVVRPEEDDGFIVEGTEDKLGDKGCPTAELRFDNLHVPESRRLGEEGRGFVHALKTLNGGRITIAARSIGIAQAALDAALEYSQDREQFDQPISDFQAIQHKLADMDTKTRAARLLMHSAADKKIAGENFVKEAAQAKLYASEVSREVANEGIQIHGGYGYTKDFPAERFYRDAKLNEIYEGTSEVLRNTIANELLE; this is translated from the coding sequence ATGGATTTCAGTCTCGACGCCGAGGGCAGGCAGATCAAGAGCATGGTCGCGGAGTTCGTCGACGAGGAAGTCGTTCCGGTGGCCGACGAGATAGACCACGACGACGAGTTCCCCTGGGAACTCGTCGAGGAACTGGCCGACCTCGACCTGATGGGGATGCCGTTCCCCGAGGAGTACGGCGGCGCGGGGCTGGACTACCACGCATACCCGGCCGCCCTCGAGGAGATATCCCGGGGGTCGGGCGGCCTCGGCACCATCGTCGCCGCCCACATCTCGCTGGCCGGCAACATGATATACGCCTTCGGCACCGAGGAACAGAAAGAGGAGTTCCTCACACCGCTGGCCGAGGGCGAGGACATCGGCGCGTTCGCCCTCTCGGAACCCGGCGCGGGCAGCGACGTGCCCGCCATGGAGACGACCGCCGAGAAGGAGGGCGACGGCTACGTCATCGACGGCGGCAAACTGTGGATTTCCAACGGTTCGGTCGCCGACACGGTCACCGTCTTCGCCAAGACCGACCCCGAGGCCGGCAACCGGGGCATCTCGTCGTTCGTCGTCCGCCCCGAGGAGGACGACGGCTTCATCGTCGAGGGTACCGAGGACAAACTCGGCGACAAGGGGTGTCCGACCGCGGAGTTGCGGTTCGACAACCTCCACGTCCCCGAATCGCGTCGGCTCGGCGAGGAGGGCCGCGGCTTCGTCCACGCGCTGAAGACGCTCAACGGCGGCCGCATCACCATCGCCGCCCGCTCGATCGGTATCGCACAGGCCGCCCTCGACGCGGCCCTGGAGTACAGCCAGGACCGCGAGCAGTTCGACCAGCCCATCTCCGACTTCCAGGCCATCCAGCACAAACTGGCCGACATGGACACCAAGACACGGGCAGCGCGTCTGCTGATGCACTCGGCGGCCGACAAGAAGATAGCCGGCGAGAACTTCGTCAAGGAGGCCGCCCAGGCGAAACTGTACGCCTCCGAGGTGAGCCGAGAGGTCGCCAACGAGGGCATCCAGATTCACGGCGGCTACGGCTACACGAAGGACTTCCCCGCCGAACGGTTCTACCGGGACGCCAAACTCAACGAGATCTACGAGGGCACCAGCGAGGTGCTGCGCAACACCATCGCCAACGAACTGCTGGAGTGA
- a CDS encoding class I fructose-bisphosphate aldolase, translating into MIPIDDTPLCRDGKVLILAYDHGLEHGPVDFRDVPESADPERTFEAATHPAVTSVAVQKGIAEALYPSYEDRVDLLLKLNGTSNLWMGEPDSAVNCTVDYAEQLGASSVGFTVYGGSNHEIEMVEEFREAQEAARHRDLPVVMWSYPRGQGLKNDTKPSTISYAARLALELGADVAKVKHPGSREAMEDAVRMAGPTKVVMSGGSKTTDREFLASVKETIDAGGKGLAVGRNVWQREDPTRILDALEQVIFEESTVDDALAAAER; encoded by the coding sequence ATGATTCCCATCGACGACACGCCGCTGTGCCGGGACGGGAAGGTACTCATCCTCGCGTACGACCACGGCCTCGAGCACGGCCCGGTCGACTTCCGGGACGTCCCGGAGAGCGCCGACCCCGAGCGGACTTTCGAGGCGGCGACCCACCCCGCCGTCACCTCGGTGGCCGTCCAGAAGGGCATCGCCGAGGCGCTGTATCCCAGTTACGAGGACCGCGTCGACCTGCTGTTGAAGCTCAACGGCACGTCGAACCTCTGGATGGGCGAACCCGACTCGGCGGTCAACTGCACGGTCGACTACGCCGAGCAGTTGGGCGCCTCCTCGGTCGGCTTCACGGTGTACGGCGGCTCGAACCACGAGATAGAGATGGTCGAGGAGTTCCGCGAGGCACAGGAGGCGGCCCGCCACCGCGACCTGCCGGTCGTCATGTGGTCGTACCCGCGCGGGCAGGGCCTGAAGAACGACACCAAGCCCTCGACCATCTCCTACGCCGCGCGGCTGGCGCTGGAGCTGGGCGCCGACGTCGCCAAGGTCAAACACCCCGGCTCCCGCGAGGCGATGGAGGACGCCGTCCGGATGGCCGGGCCGACGAAGGTGGTCATGTCCGGCGGCTCGAAGACGACCGACCGGGAGTTCCTCGCGTCCGTCAAGGAGACCATCGACGCCGGCGGCAAGGGGCTGGCGGTCGGCCGCAACGTCTGGCAGCGGGAGGACCCCACCCGCATCCTCGACGCCCTCGAGCAGGTCATCTTCGAGGAGTCGACCGTCGACGATGCGCTGGCCGCCGCCGAGCGATGA
- a CDS encoding PH domain-containing protein, giving the protein MTDEWLRLEAGETVEWETRPRLVRAAPGVLVGLAVAAAGIAGAVLVDQLAAVLVVLAPLPAVYAYLRVVNTRYVLTDRALYRKRGVVGIDLRTVELSRVQNTRSTQGVLGAAFGHGSVEIEVAGGRDLRFADIYDPNEVRRHIEELGGGTEAIPGTTDQWRAVLEELRAIRQSLDRQPK; this is encoded by the coding sequence ATGACCGACGAGTGGCTCCGGCTCGAGGCAGGCGAGACCGTCGAGTGGGAGACCCGCCCGCGGCTCGTACGGGCAGCCCCGGGCGTCCTCGTCGGTCTCGCCGTCGCTGCCGCCGGCATCGCTGGCGCGGTCCTCGTCGACCAGTTGGCCGCCGTCCTCGTCGTGCTCGCGCCGCTGCCGGCCGTCTACGCGTACCTCCGGGTCGTCAACACCCGGTACGTCCTCACCGACCGGGCGCTGTACCGCAAGCGCGGCGTCGTCGGCATCGACCTCCGGACCGTCGAGCTATCCCGCGTCCAGAACACCCGCTCGACGCAGGGCGTCCTCGGGGCCGCCTTCGGCCACGGCAGCGTCGAGATCGAGGTCGCCGGGGGCCGGGACCTCCGGTTCGCCGACATCTACGACCCCAACGAGGTCCGCCGCCACATCGAGGAGCTCGGCGGCGGCACCGAAGCCATCCCCGGAACTACCGACCAGTGGCGGGCGGTCCTCGAGGAGTTGCGTGCCATCCGCCAGTCGCTCGACCGTCAGCCGAAGTAG
- a CDS encoding hybrid sensor histidine kinase/response regulator, producing the protein MPEQGGSGVGTGGDAERTIRVLVVDDDPDVATMTAERLQRTAAADLSAAVEPGGRSGLERLEAERFDAVVSDYAMEDMDGLAFLEVVREEYPDLPFVLFTARGSEDLASRAISAGVTDYVRKGSADDQYDLLAQRVESAVSRQRTERELSELDRINRTIRRTIRRVVGGGNRAEIERVVCETLSESAPYLFAWFGTVTDDDRLVPAAWAGVERGYLDDVTVTTDRSPTGQGPSGRAARSGEPRATQNIREDPDFEPWREAAERRGYESSASIPVAFGDTRYGILNVYADRPQAFDERELEVLGELGTIVAHAIHRVTLTNRLEDQYETLFEESPVMAVTTRNGDDGPVVESCNRRLLDRLGYDREEVVGEPLASFYTADSETKLFDGGGYRRALTDDFAREKRTLVTADGEAVETLLRAVPRETETGETVGTFALYVDISERKRLERENERLDAFASIVSHDLRNPLTVIKGRAALASEQYDSEDVDAIVDAAARMEELIDDLLVLARQGKSVEETTPVRLSTITEDCWGNVDTGGATLEVATDATVLADESRLQQLFENLVRNSVEHGPDDGETGDLTITVGVLPDGEGFYVEDDGVGIPEAERDRVFEAGYSTDDDSTGFGLSIVSEIAEAHGWTVETTEGETGGARFEFRGVDVVGERG; encoded by the coding sequence ATGCCCGAACAGGGTGGGTCGGGGGTCGGAACCGGCGGGGACGCCGAGCGAACGATTCGGGTCCTTGTCGTCGACGACGATCCCGACGTGGCGACGATGACCGCCGAACGCTTGCAGCGGACGGCGGCGGCCGATCTGTCGGCCGCCGTCGAACCCGGCGGCCGGTCGGGGCTGGAACGCCTCGAAGCCGAGCGGTTCGACGCCGTCGTCTCCGACTACGCGATGGAGGACATGGACGGTCTCGCGTTCCTCGAGGTGGTCCGGGAGGAGTACCCCGACCTCCCGTTCGTCCTCTTCACCGCCCGGGGAAGCGAGGACCTCGCCAGCCGCGCTATCTCGGCTGGGGTCACCGACTACGTGCGGAAGGGGTCGGCCGACGACCAGTACGACCTGCTGGCCCAGCGGGTCGAGTCGGCGGTTTCCCGACAGCGGACCGAGCGGGAACTGTCGGAACTGGACCGAATCAACCGGACGATACGGCGGACGATACGACGGGTCGTCGGCGGCGGGAACCGCGCCGAGATCGAGCGAGTGGTCTGTGAGACGCTGTCCGAATCGGCGCCGTACCTGTTCGCGTGGTTCGGGACGGTCACCGACGACGACCGTCTCGTCCCGGCGGCGTGGGCCGGCGTCGAACGCGGCTATCTCGACGACGTCACGGTGACGACCGACCGGAGCCCGACCGGGCAGGGCCCCTCCGGCCGGGCGGCCCGCTCCGGCGAGCCGCGGGCAACACAGAACATCCGGGAGGACCCCGACTTCGAACCGTGGCGCGAGGCGGCCGAACGGCGGGGCTACGAGTCCAGCGCGTCGATACCGGTGGCGTTCGGCGACACCAGGTACGGCATCCTGAACGTCTACGCCGACCGCCCCCAGGCCTTCGACGAGCGCGAACTCGAGGTGCTGGGCGAACTCGGGACCATCGTCGCCCACGCCATCCACCGGGTGACGCTGACGAACCGCCTTGAGGACCAGTACGAGACGCTGTTCGAGGAGTCGCCGGTGATGGCCGTCACGACCCGCAACGGGGACGACGGTCCGGTCGTCGAGAGCTGTAACCGACGCCTCCTCGACCGGCTCGGCTACGACCGCGAGGAGGTCGTCGGCGAGCCGCTGGCGTCGTTCTACACGGCGGATTCGGAGACGAAACTGTTCGACGGCGGCGGCTATCGGCGGGCACTGACCGACGATTTCGCCCGCGAGAAGCGAACGCTCGTGACGGCCGACGGCGAGGCCGTCGAGACGCTGCTCCGGGCCGTGCCCCGCGAGACCGAGACCGGCGAGACGGTCGGCACCTTCGCGCTCTACGTCGACATCTCCGAGCGCAAGCGCCTCGAGCGGGAGAACGAACGGCTCGACGCCTTCGCAAGCATCGTCAGCCACGACCTCCGCAATCCGCTGACCGTCATCAAGGGCCGTGCCGCCCTCGCCAGCGAGCAGTACGACAGCGAGGATGTCGACGCGATAGTCGACGCCGCGGCGCGCATGGAGGAACTCATCGACGACCTCCTCGTCTTGGCCCGACAGGGCAAGTCCGTCGAGGAGACGACCCCCGTCCGGCTGTCGACGATCACCGAGGACTGCTGGGGGAACGTCGACACCGGGGGCGCCACGCTCGAGGTCGCAACCGACGCGACGGTGCTGGCCGACGAGTCCCGCCTCCAGCAACTGTTCGAGAATCTCGTCCGAAACAGTGTCGAACACGGACCCGACGACGGCGAGACGGGCGACCTCACCATCACGGTCGGAGTCCTGCCGGACGGTGAGGGCTTCTACGTCGAAGACGACGGGGTCGGCATCCCTGAGGCCGAACGGGACCGCGTCTTCGAGGCCGGCTACTCGACCGACGACGACAGCACCGGCTTCGGACTCTCGATAGTGTCCGAGATAGCGGAGGCCCACGGCTGGACCGTCGAGACGACCGAAGGCGAGACGGGCGGCGCACGGTTCGAGTTCCGCGGTGTCGACGTGGTGGGCGAGCGCGGGTAG
- a CDS encoding DUF7111 family protein, producing the protein MPDTTAESDGITARYRETDEERLLEFESDGRTAVVAQNVEGYAMLKVRPTADGDELERYYGFEMALDHAAELLGVAPAELPVPDAAADMGM; encoded by the coding sequence GTGCCCGACACGACCGCCGAATCGGACGGCATCACCGCCCGCTACCGCGAGACCGACGAGGAGCGCCTGCTGGAGTTCGAGAGCGACGGCCGGACCGCCGTCGTCGCACAGAACGTCGAGGGGTACGCGATGCTGAAGGTCCGGCCGACCGCCGACGGCGACGAACTCGAGCGGTACTACGGCTTCGAGATGGCGCTGGACCACGCCGCCGAACTGCTGGGGGTCGCGCCGGCCGAGTTGCCCGTGCCCGACGCCGCGGCCGACATGGGGATGTGA
- a CDS encoding 3-hydroxyacyl-CoA dehydrogenase family protein: MRELESVDTVGVVGAGTMGSGIAQVAATAGYDVVLRDVESAFLEDGLERIEDSLDRLVDRGDLSRADAEAALDRIETTTDLEALAGTDLVVEAAVENMDVKREIFADLDSVTDEDVVLATNTSTLSITTIAAATERPELVVGVHFMNPVPVMKGVEVVVGEKTAPEVVTLAHAFSESLDKETWESDDKPGFVSNRILMPWINEGIRAFDEGVATKEDIDRGMKLGTNVPMGPLELADHIGLDICLDATETLHEELGDRYKPAYLLKRKVDAGDLGKKTGAGFYEYD, from the coding sequence ATGCGCGAACTCGAATCGGTCGACACCGTCGGCGTCGTCGGCGCGGGAACGATGGGCAGCGGCATCGCACAGGTAGCGGCGACGGCCGGCTACGACGTCGTCCTGCGCGACGTCGAATCGGCGTTCCTCGAGGACGGTCTCGAGCGCATCGAGGACAGCCTCGACAGACTGGTCGACAGGGGGGACCTCTCGCGGGCGGACGCGGAGGCGGCACTCGACCGCATCGAGACGACGACCGACCTCGAGGCGCTGGCGGGGACCGACCTGGTCGTCGAGGCCGCCGTCGAGAACATGGATGTAAAGCGGGAGATATTCGCCGACCTCGACTCCGTGACCGACGAGGACGTGGTGCTGGCGACGAACACCTCGACGCTGTCGATCACGACCATCGCCGCCGCGACCGAGCGGCCGGAACTGGTCGTCGGCGTCCACTTCATGAACCCCGTGCCGGTGATGAAGGGCGTGGAGGTCGTCGTCGGCGAGAAGACGGCGCCCGAGGTCGTCACGCTCGCACACGCCTTCTCGGAGTCGCTCGACAAGGAGACCTGGGAGTCCGACGACAAACCCGGTTTCGTCTCCAACCGTATCCTCATGCCGTGGATCAACGAGGGGATACGGGCCTTCGACGAGGGCGTCGCCACCAAGGAGGACATCGACCGCGGGATGAAACTCGGGACCAACGTGCCGATGGGGCCGCTGGAGCTGGCCGACCACATCGGCCTGGACATCTGTCTGGACGCCACCGAGACGCTCCACGAGGAGCTAGGTGACCGCTACAAGCCCGCCTACCTGCTGAAGCGGAAGGTCGACGCCGGCGACCTCGGCAAGAAGACCGGAGCCGGGTTCTACGAGTACGACTAA
- a CDS encoding DUF4397 domain-containing protein, with amino-acid sequence MSPTRRDTMLAAGAVGAVGVLGGTATAIQDDGNGTSDGEMPGEGEAAVALAHLAPDAPAVDVLLDGTTAVSGLEYGTLTDYLTLEAGTYTVELLPAMGDGGNGNGGTDDGSDNGTDDGNGDGGDAPDVLYETEVTVEATFQTIAAIGEVGAGTFETVVLSDYDVAQVRLVHASPGAPAVDVTVADTNLTLFDDVSFGDSTDYVAVPGGDYELEVRVAEFGNAGEVVGTFEASVESGMAYSVFAAGKVGDEDTPFQLLPRVDGVTAMADDDGNDNGDDGMDDGNGNGDDGTDDGNGNGDDGTDDGNGDDGTDDGNGDDGTDDGNGDDGNGGETPGDGEA; translated from the coding sequence ATGTCACCGACAAGGCGCGATACGATGCTGGCCGCCGGTGCCGTCGGAGCGGTCGGCGTGCTCGGCGGTACTGCGACGGCGATACAGGACGACGGCAACGGCACCTCCGACGGCGAGATGCCCGGCGAGGGCGAGGCGGCGGTAGCGCTCGCTCACCTCGCACCGGACGCCCCCGCGGTCGACGTTCTGCTCGACGGCACCACCGCCGTCTCGGGACTCGAGTACGGAACCCTCACCGACTACCTGACCCTCGAGGCCGGCACCTACACCGTCGAACTCCTGCCGGCGATGGGCGACGGCGGCAACGGTAACGGCGGTACCGACGACGGTTCTGACAACGGTACCGACGACGGCAACGGGGACGGCGGCGACGCCCCGGACGTTCTCTACGAGACGGAGGTGACCGTCGAGGCGACGTTCCAGACGATCGCGGCCATCGGCGAGGTAGGGGCCGGGACCTTCGAGACGGTCGTGCTGTCGGATTACGACGTGGCACAGGTCAGACTCGTTCACGCCTCGCCGGGGGCGCCGGCCGTCGACGTCACCGTCGCGGACACCAACCTCACGCTGTTCGACGACGTATCGTTCGGCGACTCGACCGACTACGTGGCCGTCCCCGGCGGCGACTACGAACTGGAGGTGCGGGTCGCCGAGTTCGGCAACGCCGGCGAGGTGGTCGGCACGTTCGAGGCGAGCGTCGAGTCCGGGATGGCATACTCGGTGTTCGCCGCCGGAAAGGTCGGCGACGAAGACACGCCGTTCCAGCTACTCCCCAGGGTCGACGGCGTGACCGCGATGGCCGACGACGACGGTAACGACAACGGCGACGACGGAATGGACGACGGCAACGGCAACGGCGACGACGGAACGGACGACGGCAACGGCAACGGCGACGACGGAACGGACGACGGCAACGGCGACGACGGAACGGACGACGGCAACGGCGACGACGGAACGGACGACGGCAACGGCGACGACGGCAACGGTGGAGAGACGCCGGGCGACGGCGAGGCGTAA
- a CDS encoding redoxin domain-containing protein gives MREGQTAPDFSLPGVEGGEPGLYELHRAVEGDDAVLLWFVPSTFLPTGTAELCAIRDAGWHDLEGLQVWAVSMDSIYASAAYAERYDLPMALLGDGGSAAEYYGVRYDEWEGHYGAPKRAVFLVGADWTVEAAWSTDDAFARPDPSPVERVAPALAEAFPAARTDAVVDYDAYFG, from the coding sequence ATGCGCGAGGGTCAGACGGCGCCCGACTTCTCGCTGCCCGGCGTCGAGGGCGGCGAGCCGGGGCTGTACGAACTCCACCGGGCCGTCGAGGGCGACGACGCCGTACTCCTGTGGTTCGTCCCGTCGACGTTCCTCCCGACGGGAACCGCCGAGCTGTGTGCGATCCGGGACGCCGGCTGGCACGACCTCGAGGGCCTGCAGGTGTGGGCGGTCTCGATGGACAGCATCTACGCGTCGGCGGCCTACGCCGAGCGGTACGACCTCCCGATGGCGCTGCTGGGCGACGGCGGCAGCGCCGCGGAGTACTACGGCGTCCGTTACGACGAGTGGGAGGGCCACTACGGCGCGCCGAAGCGGGCGGTCTTCCTCGTCGGCGCCGACTGGACGGTCGAGGCCGCCTGGTCGACGGACGACGCCTTCGCGCGACCGGACCCCTCGCCCGTCGAACGGGTCGCCCCGGCTCTGGCCGAGGCGTTCCCGGCCGCCCGGACTGACGCCGTCGTCGACTACGACGCCTACTTCGGCTGA
- a CDS encoding PadR family transcriptional regulator: protein MRWLNSGLRRDVCILLAEESYRQQQLKVALEDHYDDRIDAKQFRGALERLVEAGFVEREVDGIHDVYSLTGAGRDALDAHYEWMTEKVA from the coding sequence ATGCGCTGGCTCAACAGCGGTCTGCGGCGCGACGTCTGTATCCTGCTGGCCGAGGAGTCCTATCGCCAACAGCAACTGAAGGTAGCTCTGGAGGACCACTACGACGACCGAATCGACGCAAAACAGTTCCGGGGCGCGCTGGAGCGACTCGTCGAGGCCGGCTTCGTCGAGCGGGAGGTCGACGGCATCCACGACGTCTACTCGCTGACAGGGGCGGGCCGCGACGCCCTCGATGCCCACTACGAGTGGATGACGGAGAAGGTGGCGTAG
- a CDS encoding PH domain-containing protein encodes MSDDPPTSDDPPTLEWLTLDDDEELLWSSNPHRYSLVSAFVVGIPLSVVLIGIPILVGSYLSYTNTNYVVTDAGLYKKTGVLSRDVQKIGFDKVQNTSYSQSALGSYFGYGNVDISTAGGGGTEMRFRSVPEPADVQELINRHVKSAEPGDDGKADVLDEVLEELRAIRAELEADG; translated from the coding sequence ATGTCAGATGACCCTCCAACGTCCGATGACCCTCCAACCCTCGAGTGGCTGACGCTCGACGACGACGAGGAACTGCTGTGGTCGAGCAATCCGCACAGGTACAGCCTCGTGTCGGCCTTCGTGGTCGGCATCCCGCTGTCCGTGGTCCTGATCGGGATCCCGATCCTCGTCGGATCATACCTCAGCTACACGAACACCAACTACGTCGTCACCGACGCCGGCCTCTACAAGAAGACGGGCGTGCTCTCGCGGGACGTCCAGAAGATCGGCTTCGACAAGGTCCAGAACACCTCCTACAGCCAGAGCGCGCTCGGTTCGTACTTCGGCTACGGCAACGTCGACATCTCGACGGCGGGCGGCGGCGGCACCGAGATGCGGTTCCGGTCGGTGCCCGAGCCCGCCGACGTTCAGGAGCTCATCAATCGGCACGTCAAGTCCGCCGAACCGGGCGACGACGGCAAGGCCGACGTCCTCGACGAGGTGCTCGAGGAGCTCCGCGCCATCCGGGCGGAACTGGAAGCCGACGGATGA